The following are encoded together in the Triticum dicoccoides isolate Atlit2015 ecotype Zavitan chromosome 6B, WEW_v2.0, whole genome shotgun sequence genome:
- the LOC119321835 gene encoding uncharacterized protein LOC119321835, translating to MPAMMFTEGLDRDALKWVREGQGAGAGAGALHSHGRMDALRAARGAGGLGLGMPPPEKYRSGHLPRASVPLRPTDGSASSASDMDESSDAEEVEVCSGGRYSVDSSPRHRDDVPRRTAVPLYRYANVPGQQNYYSSDGYSDLSSSRDTALPRGKPQQARRPQARAAAYVEEEEYSDSAGSSEFSSQVSGRNNGVASKGGYASEYSHTGPVRREANNAVPKAARTAAQPSNSRAYQPEHYSAHVPARVDAKSSPKMDGLSDVPSAPPIHDYSQETKPAPHSDTRTCANASASDGSTVKKEDHGDGIVGADLAEKTDRSTLNGRHTSRPSSSIPLRVPTFHASLQGPWYSVLAYDACVRLCLHAWARGCMEAPVFLENECTLLRDTFSLQDVLLRSEEELMTKQASERVTEGAASKPKKTIGKMKVQVRKVRMSVDMPSGCNFSSLPVVKFDSVRHRLSNVQSSITSGWESVRRVQVATHVPPNSSFSKHSLAYMQASAQYIKQVSGLLKVGVTTLRSSSADEIQQETYSCKLRLKSSPEDDVVPMQPGSGETHVFFPDSLGDDLIIDVSDTKGKPCGRVVAQVATMAEEPADKLRWWSIYREPEHELVGRIHLYVQYTTAADENNTKYGSVAETVAYDIVLEVAMKAQHIQQQNLVLQGSWKWLLTEFASYYGVSDAYTKLRYLSYIVDVATPTADWLNLVHELLLPVLMKSHGTATLSHQENRILGEVEEQIEQTLAMVFENYKCLDESLVSGLAEDFRPPTGLAASALEPAIKLYSLLHDVLSPEAQLRLCGYFQTAARKRSRRHMLETDEFVAGNSEGIKMDIVTFTTAYQKMKSLCHNIRNEIFTDIEIHNHHILPSFVDLPNLTAAIYSVELSNRLRSFLVACPPTGPSSPVADLVIATADFQKDLASWNICSIKAGVDAKELFHLYIVLWIEDKRRALLENCRLDKVKWSGVRTQHMTTPFVDEMYDLLKNTLTEYEVIICRWPEYIFVLENAIADIEKAVIDSLEKQYVDILAPLKDCIAPKKFGLKYVQKLAKRNSMCPYVVPEDLGILLNTMKRLLDVLRPRIESHLRSWSSCIPHGGNSAAIGERLSEVTVTLRAKFRNYMQAVVEKLSENTRMQNTTKLKKIIQDSKGLVLESDIRGRMQELNDQLIGAINHVHKVSEVHVFVAICRGFWDRMGQDVLSFLENRKENKAWYKGARVAVSVLDDTFASQMQQLLGNTLQQKELEPPRSIMEVRSILCKDAPRQKNSGFYY from the exons ATGCCGGCGATGATGTTCACGGAGGGGCTGGATCGGGACGCGCTCAAGTGGGTGCGCGAG GGCCAGGGCGCGGGCGCGGGGGCGGGGGCGCTGCACAGCCACGGCCGCATGGACGCGCTCCGGGCCGCGCGCGGCGCGggcggcctcggcctcggcatGCCGCCGCCGGAGAAGTACAGGAGCGGGCACCTGCCGCGCGCGTCCGTGCCGCTGCGCCCCACCGACGGGAGCGCCTCCTCGGCCTCCGACATGGACGAGTCCTCCGACGCCGAGGAGGTCGAGGTCTGCAGCGGCGGCAGGTACTCCGTCGACTCCTCGCCCCGTCACCGCGACGACGTCCCCCGCCGCACCGCCGTGCCCCTGTACCGGTACGCCAACGTGCCCGGGCAGCAGAACTACTACTCCAGCGACGGCTACTCGGATCTGAGCTCCTCGAGGGACACGGCGCTGCCGAGGGGGAAGCCGCAGCAGGCGCGGCGGCCACAGGCGCGCGCTGCTGCGTACGTCGAGGAGGAGGAGTACTCGGACTCTGCGGGCAGCTCCGAGTTCTCAAGTCAGGTGTCGGGGCGGAACAATGGTGTGGCCTCCAAGGGTGGGTATGCATCTGAGTACTCGCATACCGGTCCAGTCCGGAGAGAAGCGAACAATGCGGTTCCTAAGGCAGCTCGTACGGCAGCTCAGCCTTCAAATTCGAGGGCTTACCAGCCGGAGCACTATTCCGCTCATGTCCCTGCTCGGGTCGATGCCAAATCTTCTCCTAAAATG GATGGTTTATCTGATGTGCCCAGTGCACCACCAATCCATGATTATAGTCAGGAAACTAAACCAGCTCCTCACAGCGACACCAGAACTTGTGCAAATGCAAGTGCATCGGATGGTTCAACTGTCAAAAAGGAGGACCATGGTGATGGTATTGTGGGAGCTGATTTGGCTGAAAAAACTGATAG GAGCACTTTGAATGGAAGGCACACCAGCAGACCATCTAGTTCAATCCCTCTTCGAGTCCCCACGTTTCATGCCAG TTTGCAAGGCCCCTGGTATTCTGTGCTTGCATATGATGCTTGTGTTCGCCTGTGTCTTCATGCATGGGCTAGAGGCTGTATGGAAGCTCCGGTTTTTCTGGAAAATGAATGCACATTATTGAGAGACACATTTAG CTTGCAAGATGTGCTGCTGCGATCGGAGGAGGAACTCATGACAAAACAGGCATCAGAACGAGTTACGGAAGGAGCTGcatcaaaacccaagaaaacaattgGAAAAATGAAGGTTCAAG TTCGCAAAGTTCGCATGTCTGTAGACATGCCTTCTGGTTGCAATTTTTCATCATTGCCAGTGGTGAAATTTGATTCAGTTCGGCACCGTTTGTCCAACGTACAATCATCAATCACATCTGGGTGGGAGTCAGTTAGGAGAGTTCAAGTAGCAACACATGTGCCTCCTAACAGTTCCTTCTCGAAGCATAGCCTAGCATACATGCAAGCAAGtgctcaatatataaagcaggtatcTGGTCTGCTAAAAGTTGGTGTGACTACCTTGCGCAGCAGTTCAGCTGATGAAATACAACAAG AGACATACTCATGCAAACTGAGGCTTAAAAGTTCACCTGAAGACGACGTGGTACCAATGCAGCCAGGATCTGGTGAAACACATGTCTT CTTTCCAGATAGCCTTGGAGATGATTTAATCATTGATGTATCTGATACCAAAGGAAAACCCTGTGGGCGTGTTGTTGCTCAAGTTGCTACAATGGCAGAGGAACCT GCTGACAAACTTCGTTGGTGGTCAATATACCGGGAGCCAGAGCATGAACTCGTGGGCCGCATACATCTATATGTTCAATATACAACCGCTGCAGATGAAAACAACACAAAG TATGGCTCTGTCGCAGAGACTGTGGCATACGATATTGTTTTGGAAGTTGCAATGAAGGCACAACACATTCAGCAACAGAATCTTGTCTTGCAAGGTTCTTGGAAATGGTTGCTGACAGAATTTGCGTCATACTATGGGGTTTCAGATGCGTACACTAAGTTGAG GTACCTCTCGTATATTGTGGATGTTGCAACCCCTACTGCTGATTGGCTGAATCTGGTTCACGAGCTCTTGCTCCCAGTACTAATGAAGAGCCATGGTACTGCCACATTGAGCCATCAAGAG AATCGAATACTGGGGGAAGTGGAGGAGCAAATCGAGCAAACTTTAGCAATGGTATTTGAGAATTACAAGTGTCTTGATGAGTCACTAGTCTCTGGACTGGCGGAAGACTTCAGGCCTCCAACTGGATTGGCCGCGTCAGCCCTGGAGCCGGCTATAAAGCTGTACAGTCTTCTCCATGATGTGCTATCTCCAGAGGCCCAACTGAGACTCTGTGGTTACTTCCAG ACTGCTGCCAGGAAGCGCTCGCGGAGGCACATGCTCGAAACTGATGAATTTGTGGCAGGAAATTCTGAAGGCATAAAGATGGACATTGTGACCTTCACAACTGCTTACCAGAAGATGAAATCATTGTGCCATAATATACGCAATGAAATTTTTACAGACATTGAAATTCATAACCATCACATACTTCCCAG TTTTGTCGACCTCCCGAATTTGACAGCCGCCATCTATAGTGTGGAGCTCTCAAATAGACTACGCTCATTCCTTGTTGCGTGCCCTCCTACTGGCCCTTCTTCTCCGGTTGCAGATTTGGTGATCGCCACTGCAGATTTTCAGAAGGATCTTGCCAGCTGGAACATTTG TTCTATTAAAGCTGGTGTTGATGCAAAAGAGCTGTTCCATTTGTACATTGTATTATGGATTGAAGATAAACGAAGAGCACTGCTGGAAAATTGCAGACTGGATAAG GTTAAATGGTCAGGAGTTAGGACTCAGCATATGACGACACCTTTTGTGGATGAGATGTATGATTTACTGAAGAACACATTGACGGAGTATGAGGTTATCATTTGCCGATGGCCAGAATACATATTTGTTCTTGAGAAT GCTATTGCAGATATCGAGAAAGCGGTAATCGACTCCCTCGAAAAGCAGTATGTGGATATTTTGGCCCCACTTAAAGATTGTATTGCCCCAAAAAAATTTGGCCTCAAATATGTACAAAAGCTAGCAAAGCGCAATTCAATGTGCCCTTATGTTGTACCTGAAGAT CTAGGGATCCTCTTGAACACAATGAAAAGACTATTGGATGTTCTGCGGCCGCGGATCGAGAGCCATCTGAGGTCCTGGAGTTCCTGTATACCTCATGGAGGAAATTCAGCTGCCATCGGCGAAAGACTTAGTGAGGTTACAGTAACATTGAGGGCGAAATTCAGAAACTACATGCAAGCAGTTGTCGAGAAGTTGTCTGAGAAT ACCCGCATGCAGAACACCACAAAGCTCAAGAAGATCATCCAAGACTCAAAAGGATTGGTCCTGGAGTCAGATATCCGCGGCAGGATGCAGGAGTTGAATGATCAGCTAATCGGGGCAATAAATCATGTGCACAAAGTCTCAGAAGTTCATGTGTTTGTAGCCATATGCCGAGGCTTTTGGGACCGTATGGGGCAG GATGTCTTGAGTTTCCTGGAAAACCGCAAAGAGAACAAGGCCTGGTACAAAGGCGCGAGAGTTGCAGTGTCG GTGCTCGATGATACATTTGCATCCCAGATGCAGCAGTTGCTTGGCAACACACTCCAGCAAAAGGAGCTGGAGCCGCCTAGGTCCATCATGGAAGTGAGGTCAATTCTCTGCAAAGACGCTCCCCGACAGAAGAATTCGGGCTTCTACTATTGA